The proteins below are encoded in one region of Candidatus Binatota bacterium:
- a CDS encoding 3-hydroxyacyl-CoA dehydrogenase encodes MKPGDVVAIITGGASGLGLATAEKILEAGGRVALLDLDRSDGVAVAEGLGENAIFTPADVTNEEQVQAAVDATAQAFGTVNACVNCAGIGSATRTTGKKGPMPLEYFKFTVEINLVGTFNVARLAATRMLDNDPDENGERGVIINTASVAAYDGQIGQVAYSASKGGVVAMTLVIARDLARSGIRCNTIAPGTFDTPLLGLMPDEMKGELAANIPFPDRLGDPAEFGALALHMISNAYLNGETIRLDGALRMPPR; translated from the coding sequence ATGAAGCCTGGGGATGTAGTAGCGATTATAACCGGCGGAGCCTCGGGCCTGGGCCTGGCGACGGCCGAAAAAATACTCGAAGCGGGCGGCCGCGTGGCGCTGCTTGATCTCGACCGCTCCGACGGCGTGGCCGTGGCCGAGGGACTGGGCGAGAACGCTATCTTCACGCCGGCCGACGTAACCAACGAGGAGCAGGTGCAGGCGGCTGTCGATGCCACGGCCCAAGCTTTCGGCACGGTCAACGCCTGCGTCAACTGCGCGGGCATAGGCTCCGCCACTCGCACCACTGGCAAAAAGGGCCCGATGCCGCTCGAGTACTTCAAGTTTACCGTCGAGATCAACCTGGTGGGCACTTTCAACGTAGCGCGCCTGGCAGCCACGCGCATGCTCGACAACGACCCCGACGAAAACGGTGAGCGCGGTGTAATCATCAACACGGCCTCGGTCGCTGCCTACGACGGGCAGATAGGGCAGGTGGCTTACAGCGCTTCGAAGGGCGGCGTGGTGGCAATGACTCTGGTCATTGCCCGCGATCTCGCGCGCAGCGGAATACGTTGCAACACCATAGCCCCGGGCACCTTCGACACGCCGTTGCTCGGGCTGATGCCCGACGAGATGAAAGGTGAACTGGCGGCCAACATTCCGTTTCCAGACCGCCTGGGCGACCCCGCCGAGTTCGGCGCGCTGGCGCTGCACATGATCTCAAACGCCTATCTCAACGGAGAAACCATAAGGTTGGACGGGGCGCTGAGGATGCCGCCGCGCTGA
- a CDS encoding polyisoprenoid-binding protein → MGRRAIAGVLSVFGAVPAVALVVALAVPAPQAWASTWTPEKSHTNIGFSVRHLFTSVQGKFTEFDGSIEFDPADPSATVVKGSIVAASIDTGNEKRDKHLRSPDFFDVEKYPSLDFQSTRVTGVEGNRATLEGKLTIHGVSRPVELDVTFLGEGTDPWGNRRAGFKATITIDRKDFGLSWNKALEAGGLLVGEEVEIRLDVEGALSE, encoded by the coding sequence ATGGGCCGACGGGCAATAGCCGGGGTTTTATCGGTTTTCGGTGCGGTGCCGGCAGTGGCGTTGGTGGTCGCGTTGGCCGTTCCGGCGCCGCAGGCCTGGGCCTCCACCTGGACGCCCGAGAAATCACACACCAACATCGGCTTTTCGGTCAGGCACCTGTTTACCAGCGTGCAGGGAAAGTTCACCGAATTTGACGGCAGCATAGAGTTCGACCCAGCCGACCCCTCGGCCACCGTGGTGAAGGGCAGTATAGTGGCCGCCAGCATCGACACCGGCAACGAAAAACGTGACAAGCACCTGCGCAGCCCGGATTTCTTCGACGTCGAGAAGTACCCGTCGCTGGACTTTCAGAGCACCCGGGTCACCGGGGTAGAGGGCAATCGCGCAACCCTCGAGGGCAAGCTCACCATCCACGGCGTTAGCAGGCCGGTGGAACTCGACGTGACTTTTCTCGGCGAGGGTACCGACCCCTGGGGCAACCGCCGTGCCGGGTTCAAGGCGACGATAACGATAGACCGAAAAGACTTCGGCCTCAGCTGGAACAAGGCGCTGGAAGCCGGCGGACTGCTGGTAGGCGAAGAAGTGGAGATAAGGTTGGACGTAGAGGGCGCGCTCTCGGAATAG
- a CDS encoding DUF692 domain-containing protein — MGFGLGLRAEHYDDVLAGAAGAQWFEALTDNYLDTDGRPLWVLEQVRRDYPLALHGVAMSLGGSDPLDERYLERLKSLVDRVEPDIVSDHLCFSRVDGRNLFDLLPLPYTEEVLAHVVERVARVQDYLGRRILVENASTYVEWRASDIPEAEFLAELARGADCGILLDVNNVYVSACNHGFDPREYLRTIPADRVGQIHLAGFTDMDGYLFDTHSRPVSDDVWDLYEYTLSMIAPVPTMVEWDDDIPSWQGLVEELDKARAVAARRAANDGRGETG; from the coding sequence ATTGGGTTTGGCCTCGGCCTGCGCGCTGAGCACTACGATGACGTACTGGCGGGCGCGGCCGGTGCGCAGTGGTTCGAGGCCCTTACCGACAACTACCTGGACACCGACGGCCGCCCGTTGTGGGTGCTCGAGCAGGTGCGAAGGGATTATCCGCTGGCCCTGCACGGTGTGGCGATGTCGCTGGGCGGTTCCGACCCCCTCGACGAGCGTTATCTCGAACGACTCAAGAGCCTGGTCGACAGGGTAGAGCCGGACATCGTGAGTGACCACCTCTGTTTCAGCAGGGTGGACGGCCGTAATCTTTTTGACCTGCTCCCGCTCCCTTACACCGAGGAAGTACTTGCCCACGTCGTAGAGCGCGTCGCGCGGGTGCAGGACTACCTCGGCCGCCGCATCCTGGTCGAGAACGCGTCGACGTATGTTGAATGGCGCGCGTCGGACATCCCCGAGGCCGAGTTCCTGGCCGAGCTGGCCCGCGGGGCCGACTGTGGAATATTGCTGGACGTGAACAACGTGTACGTGAGTGCATGCAACCACGGCTTTGACCCACGCGAATACCTGCGCACCATTCCAGCCGACCGTGTGGGACAGATTCACCTAGCCGGGTTTACCGACATGGACGGCTACCTGTTCGACACCCACAGCCGGCCCGTGAGCGACGATGTCTGGGACCTGTACGAATACACGCTGTCGATGATCGCGCCGGTTCCGACGATGGTTGAGTGGGACGACGACATCCCGTCGTGGCAGGGGCTGGTCGAGGAACTGGACAAGGCCCGTGCCGTGGCCGCGCGTCGGGCCGCAAACGACGGCCGGGGGGAAACCGGGTGA
- a CDS encoding DUF2063 domain-containing protein, with protein MTEEVIRLQRAMANSVLTGEEAGLLEYLADPPPGHGLSHRVSAYTGGYLARVVESLDQAYPALAHVLGVTAFHSLVERYLRRLPAGEANLNYVGRDLPDFLGDDELSDALPFVPDLARLEWAVLECFHGAWLAAADLSLLEDLGQDQLASLRLDFQPAASLVVSDWPIKEIRDARDDDRDSVDIDLVDRPDRVLVYREGFDVVTERLGEAEAAALESMRAGATLGQTVQQLAASGAGGDDIGAMFARWTGLSLVTVVRA; from the coding sequence GTGACAGAAGAAGTCATTCGGCTGCAACGGGCCATGGCCAACTCGGTGCTCACCGGCGAAGAGGCTGGCCTGCTCGAATACCTGGCCGACCCCCCACCGGGGCACGGGTTGTCGCACCGGGTGTCGGCTTACACCGGGGGCTACCTGGCTCGCGTAGTAGAATCGCTCGACCAGGCCTACCCGGCCCTTGCCCACGTGCTGGGTGTCACGGCTTTTCACTCGTTGGTCGAACGTTACCTGCGCCGCCTGCCTGCCGGCGAGGCCAACCTGAACTACGTGGGCCGCGACCTGCCCGATTTTCTTGGCGACGATGAGCTCAGCGACGCTCTCCCTTTTGTGCCCGATCTCGCGCGCCTGGAGTGGGCCGTGCTCGAGTGTTTTCACGGCGCGTGGTTGGCCGCTGCCGACCTGTCGCTACTCGAAGACCTTGGCCAGGATCAACTGGCATCTTTGCGACTCGACTTTCAACCGGCCGCCTCGCTGGTGGTTTCGGACTGGCCGATCAAGGAAATACGCGACGCGCGTGACGACGACCGCGACAGCGTTGACATCGACCTCGTCGACCGCCCCGACCGGGTGCTGGTATATCGCGAGGGCTTCGACGTGGTGACCGAGCGGCTGGGCGAGGCCGAGGCGGCGGCCCTCGAGAGCATGAGAGCGGGGGCCACCCTTGGCCAAACCGTGCAGCAGTTGGCTGCCTCCGGGGCCGGCGGCGATGACATCGGGGCCATGTTTGCGCGTTGGACCGGGCTGTCGCTGGTCACAGTCGTCCGCGCATGA
- a CDS encoding crotonase, with the protein MDYEDILCERNPDNGSLWLTINREQAGNAFRSRTLDELCDALQSARRDRDCRSVVLTGAGDRFFCLGGDHADHEDVEGFDYSTVFPVVDLYELIDKLPKPVIAMVNGFAVGGGNVLALMCDLTIASAAAAFRQVGPMMGSFDAGFGTWYLEEAIGRKKAKELWLLNRKYTAEEAMAMGLVNEVIEPAALRDHVNGLCDELADRGSQALAALKASFHARHAGASGLSRVALDTLTPYYYASEESRELGAAFKEKRRPDRSRFGR; encoded by the coding sequence ATGGATTACGAGGATATTCTCTGCGAGCGCAACCCCGACAACGGTTCGCTCTGGCTGACCATCAATCGTGAGCAGGCGGGCAACGCCTTTCGCTCGCGTACGCTTGACGAACTCTGCGACGCGCTGCAGTCTGCGCGCCGCGACCGCGACTGCCGCAGCGTGGTGCTCACCGGCGCAGGCGATCGCTTCTTCTGCCTCGGTGGCGACCACGCCGACCACGAGGACGTGGAGGGCTTCGACTATTCCACCGTGTTTCCGGTGGTAGATCTCTACGAACTCATCGACAAGTTGCCCAAACCCGTGATCGCCATGGTCAACGGTTTTGCGGTGGGCGGCGGCAATGTCCTGGCACTGATGTGCGACCTTACGATAGCTTCGGCGGCGGCGGCCTTCAGGCAGGTGGGCCCGATGATGGGTAGCTTCGACGCCGGCTTCGGCACCTGGTACCTCGAAGAGGCTATCGGTCGCAAGAAGGCCAAGGAGCTTTGGCTGCTCAACCGAAAGTACACGGCTGAAGAAGCGATGGCGATGGGCTTGGTCAACGAAGTGATCGAGCCCGCGGCGTTGCGCGATCACGTCAACGGTTTGTGTGACGAGTTGGCCGACCGCGGCAGCCAGGCGCTGGCCGCTCTCAAGGCATCGTTCCATGCCCGCCACGCGGGTGCGTCCGGCCTGTCACGCGTGGCTCTGGACACGCTCACGCCTTACTACTACGCGAGCGAAGAGTCGCGCGAACTGGGCGCGGCGTTCAAAGAAAAGCGTCGCCCCGACCGCTCGCGCTTCGGCCGTTGA
- a CDS encoding MFS transporter translates to MGALIAANMVNQADRAVMGILLPLIKTDLSLSDTAMGVLSGVAFSGVYAVGAFVFGHAADSRSRTRLIALGLVLWSLATAASGLAVDFKSMFWARFFTGLGEASLYPCAISLIATTFPQERRGRAVGIFGAGATFGSAIGIAAGGLLAEQFGWRSVFYLYGGAGLLVAPLVLMIQDPRRGPANADGEKPGVAIRRLLADRRLQLVWLTSVLGVSGLMGYSIWAAAWFLENGDMTITDLGYIFGVAMILGGLLGGYTGGALADNPAVRKRGGEAAVAVGGLVVMAVMLAVVLWTPWQWMRLGVALLLPIPMLGFFPPLVALVARLVPTERLGLAFALNVFFVGGIGNGVGPWLVGAVSDATGSLQTGISVSLVLVVSAIPVGLAMLRATRA, encoded by the coding sequence ATGGGGGCACTGATCGCCGCCAACATGGTCAACCAGGCCGACCGGGCAGTGATGGGCATCCTGCTGCCTCTTATAAAGACCGACCTCTCCCTGAGCGACACGGCCATGGGAGTGCTGTCGGGCGTTGCGTTCTCGGGTGTGTACGCGGTGGGGGCCTTCGTTTTCGGCCACGCAGCCGACAGCCGCTCTCGCACTCGCCTGATAGCACTCGGGCTGGTCCTCTGGTCGCTGGCAACGGCTGCCAGCGGACTGGCGGTAGACTTCAAGTCGATGTTCTGGGCGAGGTTTTTTACCGGGCTTGGCGAGGCCAGCCTCTACCCCTGCGCGATTTCACTGATAGCTACCACATTCCCCCAGGAGAGGAGAGGACGGGCGGTGGGCATATTTGGTGCCGGGGCGACCTTTGGCAGCGCGATCGGCATTGCAGCCGGTGGTCTGCTGGCAGAGCAGTTTGGTTGGCGTAGCGTGTTCTATTTGTACGGTGGGGCGGGCTTGCTCGTGGCGCCACTGGTGTTGATGATACAAGACCCCCGGCGCGGTCCTGCAAACGCCGATGGCGAAAAACCCGGGGTGGCTATCCGCAGGTTGCTCGCCGATCGAAGGCTGCAGTTGGTGTGGCTGACCAGCGTCCTGGGGGTATCGGGTCTGATGGGCTACTCGATCTGGGCGGCCGCGTGGTTCCTCGAAAATGGGGACATGACGATCACCGATCTCGGCTATATATTCGGGGTTGCGATGATATTGGGCGGCCTGCTGGGCGGTTATACAGGTGGTGCGCTGGCCGATAACCCGGCGGTCCGCAAACGTGGCGGCGAGGCAGCTGTGGCTGTCGGGGGACTGGTGGTAATGGCCGTCATGCTGGCCGTTGTCCTGTGGACTCCGTGGCAGTGGATGAGGCTAGGAGTGGCCCTGTTGCTGCCTATTCCGATGTTGGGATTCTTTCCGCCGCTGGTAGCGCTGGTGGCCAGGCTCGTGCCCACCGAACGGCTGGGGTTGGCATTTGCCCTGAACGTATTCTTCGTCGGCGGGATTGGTAATGGCGTTGGCCCGTGGCTGGTAGGGGCAGTGTCAGATGCCACCGGCAGCCTGCAGACGGGCATTTCGGTATCCCTGGTCTTGGTGGTGTCCGCGATACCCGTGGGCCTGGCTATGCTACGCGCGACCCGCGCGTGA
- a CDS encoding thiol peroxidase, whose translation MASVTLRGNPFELSGTLPETGQAAPDYNLAAGDLSPVTPATHSGKTRIIVTVPSLDTPVCQTETRAFNEKAAGLADTVVLIVSSDLPFAQKRFCETEGLENVVACSDLRDRGFAERWGVAISEGPLQGVTARAVFVVDADDKLVYSELVPEIAQEPDYDAALAAAS comes from the coding sequence ATGGCGAGCGTCACACTGAGAGGAAACCCCTTTGAACTTTCCGGCACACTGCCCGAGACCGGACAGGCAGCACCCGATTACAACCTGGCGGCCGGTGACCTGTCGCCCGTTACGCCCGCCACCCACAGCGGTAAGACCAGGATCATCGTCACCGTGCCCAGCCTCGACACGCCCGTCTGCCAGACCGAAACCCGCGCCTTCAACGAAAAGGCAGCCGGCCTGGCCGACACCGTGGTGCTCATCGTGAGCTCGGACCTTCCCTTTGCGCAGAAGCGCTTCTGCGAAACCGAGGGGCTGGAGAACGTGGTGGCCTGTTCCGATCTGCGCGATCGCGGCTTTGCCGAGCGCTGGGGCGTGGCCATAAGCGAAGGCCCGCTGCAGGGAGTGACCGCGCGGGCAGTGTTCGTCGTCGATGCAGACGACAAGCTGGTCTACAGCGAGCTCGTGCCCGAGATCGCCCAGGAGCCTGACTACGACGCAGCCCTGGCCGCTGCTTCCTAA